Proteins encoded together in one Lysinibacillus sp. FSL K6-0232 window:
- the flgM gene encoding flagellar biosynthesis anti-sigma factor FlgM: MKITSYGINAMNAYKKQVRNVKSDTVKASFADKIEISKAAQEMQGVSTYGTERADRVQQLKEDIASGEYKVNARQVAEDMLKYYRF, translated from the coding sequence ATGAAAATTACATCTTATGGCATCAATGCGATGAATGCCTATAAAAAACAAGTACGTAATGTCAAATCAGATACAGTTAAAGCATCTTTTGCAGATAAAATTGAAATTTCCAAAGCAGCACAGGAAATGCAAGGTGTGTCAACGTACGGTACTGAACGCGCAGATCGTGTTCAACAATTAAAAGAGGATATTGCTTCAGGTGAATACAAAGTAAACGCTCGCCAGGTGGCAGAGGATATGCTGAAATATTATCGTTTCTAG
- a CDS encoding ComF family protein — translation MNKIESRCLLCSQPLKTTISWTRLLTKQFAPTICEKCQHRFVPSQSATALYEYNEAMKEYLHQLKFLQDIALVKVFRQELYMRLKKEKALILPIPMHPEKQQERTFSHTEELLKAAHISYSQLLEKTTTATQSSKNREERLNVAPLFRLKTGVQVEHQNYLLFDDIKTTGTTLKHATEVLMAAGAKNVQYFTLIDG, via the coding sequence ATGAATAAAATAGAATCTCGGTGTTTACTATGCTCGCAGCCTTTAAAAACTACAATCTCTTGGACAAGGCTTTTAACAAAGCAATTTGCGCCAACTATTTGCGAAAAATGTCAGCATCGCTTTGTGCCCTCACAATCAGCAACAGCACTTTATGAATATAATGAAGCAATGAAAGAGTATTTGCATCAATTGAAATTTTTACAAGATATCGCACTTGTTAAAGTATTTCGTCAAGAGCTGTACATGCGACTTAAAAAAGAAAAGGCTCTTATTTTACCCATCCCAATGCATCCCGAAAAACAGCAGGAACGCACCTTTTCGCATACAGAAGAGCTTTTAAAGGCGGCACATATATCGTATAGTCAATTACTAGAGAAAACGACAACAGCCACACAAAGCTCTAAAAATAGAGAAGAACGTTTAAATGTCGCTCCACTATTTCGCTTAAAGACAGGAGTACAAGTAGAGCATCAAAACTATTTACTTTTTGACGATATAAAAACTACAGGTACAACCTTAAAGCATGCTACAGAGGTGTTAATGGCGGCAGGTGCTAAAAATGTCCAATACTTCACATTAATTGATGGCTGA
- a CDS encoding DEAD/DEAH box helicase, which yields MKYKGWILPPALRDFHEGRIWLRNHSPFSAIDMERAISNQYFYIIEGIQKKPFIKCNRCHNTDPELFTVFDCAGCRRSCIYCRHCIRMGRVSSCTQLLLWIGPKALKKRQHLLQWTGQFTELQQQAANEILASVRAGRSHLTSAVCGAGKTELLFPAVHDALKRALRVCIATPRTDVVLELYPRFQHVFPQTVIHALYGGAPKQDGYAQLVIATTHQLYRFDRAFDVMIVDEADAFPYTFDETLQRAVEKAKKADAPIIFVTATPSTRLQQAFQQESYSFIPKRYHNHPLPVPQFSALWNYEKSFYRGKIPTRLKNWTEQCLAQQQPFLLFFPTIALMDKAISLFQSIDPKIVAVHAEDPERKEKVLKLRQQEIPGLLTTTILERGITIRNVQVAVVGAESSIFTANALIQIAGRVGRHQDFPNGDVRFFHHGVTTSMDEARAKILYYNKKGFPL from the coding sequence ATGAAATATAAAGGCTGGATATTGCCACCAGCATTACGAGATTTCCATGAAGGACGCATTTGGTTAAGAAATCATTCACCTTTTTCTGCAATCGATATGGAGAGGGCTATTAGCAATCAATATTTCTATATAATAGAAGGAATCCAAAAAAAGCCATTTATCAAGTGCAATCGTTGCCATAATACAGACCCTGAGTTATTTACGGTATTTGATTGTGCAGGCTGTCGGAGGTCATGTATCTATTGTCGCCATTGTATTCGGATGGGAAGGGTGAGCAGCTGTACACAATTGTTGCTATGGATTGGACCTAAAGCGCTTAAAAAGCGTCAGCATTTATTACAGTGGACAGGGCAATTTACCGAGCTTCAACAGCAGGCTGCCAATGAAATTTTAGCAAGCGTAAGGGCAGGACGTTCGCATCTAACCAGCGCGGTTTGTGGGGCAGGGAAAACGGAGCTGCTTTTTCCAGCCGTCCATGATGCGCTAAAGCGAGCATTGCGTGTTTGTATTGCTACACCGCGTACAGATGTTGTATTAGAGCTATATCCTCGCTTTCAACATGTATTTCCACAAACGGTGATTCATGCCTTGTATGGTGGAGCACCAAAGCAGGATGGCTATGCCCAGCTTGTAATTGCAACAACACATCAGCTTTACCGATTTGACAGAGCATTTGATGTGATGATTGTAGATGAGGCAGATGCTTTTCCTTATACATTTGATGAAACATTACAAAGAGCAGTAGAAAAGGCTAAAAAAGCTGATGCACCGATTATTTTTGTCACAGCAACCCCTTCCACGAGGCTACAACAAGCCTTTCAACAAGAAAGCTATTCATTTATTCCAAAGCGCTACCATAACCACCCATTACCAGTTCCTCAATTTTCAGCTTTATGGAACTATGAAAAAAGCTTTTATCGCGGAAAAATTCCTACAAGGTTAAAAAATTGGACGGAGCAATGCCTTGCCCAACAGCAACCATTTTTATTGTTTTTTCCAACAATCGCACTAATGGACAAGGCAATATCACTTTTTCAATCCATTGATCCTAAAATAGTAGCTGTCCATGCAGAAGACCCAGAGCGGAAAGAAAAGGTACTGAAGCTACGACAGCAAGAGATTCCAGGACTATTAACAACAACCATTTTAGAAAGAGGCATTACTATTCGCAATGTGCAGGTGGCAGTTGTTGGCGCAGAGTCCTCGATTTTTACAGCAAATGCTCTTATTCAAATTGCAGGACGCGTAGGACGACATCAGGATTTTCCTAATGGTGATGTACGCTTTTTTCATCATGGTGTAACAACAAGCATGGATGAGGCACGTGCAAAAATTCTTTATTACAATAAGAAAGGATTTCCGCTATGA
- a CDS encoding TIGR03826 family flagellar region protein — protein sequence MAEVRNCPKCNEFFNYTGIREVCHKCAQSEEELYQIVYRFLRKRENRAATVERIVEATGAEEELLYKWVRKGRLQPAMFPNLGYPCDNCGHLTTKGKLCTKCQDELKADLRTFEAAKEFRESVEERDRATYHSERKR from the coding sequence ATGGCAGAGGTTCGCAATTGTCCAAAATGTAATGAATTTTTTAACTATACAGGAATAAGGGAAGTATGTCATAAGTGTGCACAATCAGAGGAGGAGCTGTATCAGATCGTTTATCGTTTCTTGCGTAAACGTGAGAACCGAGCGGCAACAGTGGAGCGTATTGTGGAAGCAACAGGAGCAGAAGAGGAGCTATTATATAAATGGGTGCGCAAAGGTCGACTGCAACCAGCCATGTTCCCTAATTTGGGCTATCCATGCGATAACTGTGGCCATCTCACAACGAAAGGAAAGCTTTGCACAAAATGTCAGGATGAATTAAAGGCAGACTTACGTACATTTGAAGCGGCAAAGGAATTCCGTGAAAGTGTAGAAGAGCGTGATCGTGCAACATACCATTCGGAGCGTAAACGTTAG
- the fliB gene encoding flagellin lysine-N-methylase encodes MDKMVLIPKGVEQFQCIGAACEDHCCKIWNVNIDRVGFIKVTTSSNPVIKPIAKKAYQKNPKTTNDVNYGRMKMNEQKECHFLDENKWCLIHKELGESALCNTCAIYPREHREIGSYIEKSLTLSCPEAVRTLLLQKEGIEFEEVLLQPSERIQNQITLAGEQVDIVWAIRTFVITLLQERSISLDLRMMLLGLFAEKLNEQPKTLEHTEQVIQMMQQRFVIPQYIEAVMQIKGNELVQLQLHKELLRTTVEELSFNVRYVEVVNQFIRGLKTGPLENKEITEETLQKYIAAQAVYQQFTREHQYILENYVVHYIFTNVFPYNGKTILEAYEDIIINYQLIKALLIGLASYNGKLTIEDAVLAIQSYTKAVAHNNKSYDVLRQKIKESNMETIAFLLAYIKTNESK; translated from the coding sequence ATGGATAAAATGGTATTAATTCCTAAAGGAGTAGAGCAATTTCAATGTATAGGGGCAGCCTGTGAGGATCATTGCTGCAAAATATGGAATGTTAATATTGACCGTGTAGGCTTCATAAAAGTAACAACATCGAGTAACCCTGTTATTAAACCAATAGCTAAAAAAGCATATCAAAAAAATCCAAAGACAACGAACGATGTTAACTACGGTCGCATGAAAATGAATGAACAAAAAGAATGTCACTTTTTGGATGAAAATAAATGGTGCTTAATTCATAAGGAGTTAGGAGAAAGTGCGTTATGTAATACTTGTGCTATTTATCCACGAGAGCATCGGGAAATTGGCTCTTATATTGAAAAATCGTTAACATTATCATGCCCTGAGGCGGTTCGTACATTGTTATTACAAAAAGAGGGGATAGAGTTTGAAGAAGTATTATTACAACCATCAGAGCGTATTCAAAACCAAATAACGTTAGCTGGTGAACAGGTTGATATCGTATGGGCTATTCGTACATTTGTCATTACTTTATTGCAAGAACGTAGTATTTCATTAGATTTACGTATGATGTTGCTCGGTTTATTTGCAGAAAAGTTAAATGAGCAACCAAAAACATTAGAGCATACAGAACAAGTGATTCAAATGATGCAGCAACGTTTTGTAATACCGCAATATATAGAAGCAGTCATGCAAATTAAAGGAAATGAACTTGTTCAACTCCAATTGCATAAAGAACTCCTTCGTACAACAGTGGAAGAATTATCATTTAATGTACGGTATGTCGAAGTAGTCAATCAATTTATTCGAGGTTTAAAAACAGGTCCATTAGAAAATAAGGAAATTACAGAAGAAACTTTACAAAAATATATAGCTGCACAAGCTGTTTATCAACAATTTACACGAGAGCATCAATATATTTTAGAAAACTATGTAGTGCATTATATTTTTACAAATGTATTTCCTTATAACGGGAAAACGATATTAGAGGCATATGAAGATATCATAATTAATTATCAATTAATTAAAGCATTATTAATCGGTCTTGCCTCATATAATGGAAAATTAACAATTGAGGATGCTGTTCTTGCGATTCAAAGTTATACAAAGGCAGTAGCACATAATAATAAAAGCTATGATGTATTGCGTCAAAAAATTAAAGAGTCTAATATGGAGACAATAGCATTTTTACTTGCTTATATTAAAACAAATGAATCAAAATAA
- a CDS encoding flagellin N-terminal helical domain-containing protein — MRIQHNISALNAHRNLGFNNTQASKNLEKLSSGFKINRAGDDAAGLAISEKMRGQIRGLDMATKNSQDAISLIQTAEGALNETHSILQRMRELAVQSGNDTNVNLDRAAIQQEIEQLTKEIDRISDTTEFNTQKLLDGSFSGKFQIGANENQDMSLNIGNMNAASLGLSKTVVVDSDVATTLKDGSYTIDGTKVLDAKGQEVGKVDKNTIVLADGTTVAAKFDKADTAADLKDKSIINVSNGKAELRSPADKAKNIDKLASGEYEISGTNVLKDGVKVGSFDDAAKKATITVKDADGNEINVEVTKAELGTDTDLVDKEKFNIGGIDVSTRDQATATITAVDSAIQKVSEQRSSLGAVQNRLEHTINNLGAASENLTAAESRIRDTDMAKEMMEFTKNNILMQAAQSMLAQANQQPQGVLQLLG; from the coding sequence ATGAGAATTCAACACAACATTTCTGCATTAAATGCACACCGTAACTTAGGCTTTAACAACACACAAGCTTCAAAAAACCTTGAGAAATTATCTTCAGGTTTCAAAATCAACCGTGCTGGCGATGACGCTGCTGGTTTAGCAATCTCTGAAAAAATGCGCGGACAAATCCGTGGTCTTGATATGGCTACGAAAAACTCTCAAGATGCAATCTCTTTAATCCAAACTGCTGAGGGTGCATTAAACGAAACACACTCAATTTTACAACGTATGCGTGAATTAGCAGTACAATCAGGAAACGACACAAACGTTAACCTTGACCGTGCAGCAATCCAACAAGAAATTGAGCAATTAACAAAAGAAATCGACCGTATTTCAGATACAACTGAGTTCAATACGCAAAAATTACTTGATGGTTCATTCTCAGGTAAATTCCAAATTGGTGCGAATGAAAACCAAGATATGAGTTTAAACATTGGTAATATGAATGCGGCAAGCCTAGGGTTATCTAAAACTGTAGTAGTAGATTCAGACGTTGCTACTACATTAAAAGATGGTTCTTATACAATTGATGGAACTAAAGTATTAGATGCTAAAGGTCAAGAAGTGGGTAAAGTAGATAAAAATACAATTGTTTTAGCAGATGGTACAACTGTAGCTGCAAAATTTGATAAAGCAGATACTGCTGCAGATTTAAAAGACAAATCTATTATTAACGTTTCAAACGGCAAAGCAGAATTACGCTCACCAGCAGATAAGGCAAAAAATATTGATAAACTTGCTTCAGGTGAGTATGAAATTAGTGGAACGAACGTTTTAAAAGATGGTGTTAAAGTAGGATCTTTCGATGATGCTGCTAAGAAAGCTACAATTACTGTAAAAGATGCAGATGGAAACGAAATTAATGTAGAGGTTACTAAAGCAGAATTAGGTACGGATACTGATTTAGTTGATAAAGAAAAATTCAATATTGGTGGTATTGATGTATCGACTCGCGATCAAGCAACAGCTACAATTACAGCAGTTGATAGTGCAATTCAAAAAGTATCTGAGCAACGTTCTTCACTAGGTGCGGTTCAAAATCGTTTAGAGCACACAATCAACAACTTAGGTGCTGCTTCTGAAAACTTAACAGCTGCTGAATCTCGTATCCGTGATACAGATATGGCGAAAGAAATGATGGAGTTCACTAAGAACAATATCTTAATGCAAGCTGCACAGTCAATGTTAGCGCAAGCTAACCAACAGCCACAAGGCGTATTACAATTATTAGGTTAA
- a CDS encoding flagellar protein FlgN, translated as MSVEAIRSTLTMLERMHKSLLELAYKKTEIIKAGDIQALDQLLKDEQAHVAAIDKLEQQRQKQVTDYFEAKGLASTDNRTVADVIEAAEQQADKEALSAVRDRLLLIINNLRQQNDLNQKLVFQSLQIVNLTLDSLRPRTEQINYSSNEVRGTNTVVKKSYFDSQA; from the coding sequence ATGTCTGTAGAAGCGATACGTTCTACATTAACAATGCTAGAAAGAATGCATAAAAGCTTACTTGAACTAGCCTATAAAAAAACCGAAATTATTAAAGCTGGCGATATCCAAGCACTGGACCAATTGCTCAAGGACGAGCAGGCACATGTAGCGGCAATCGATAAGCTCGAGCAACAGCGTCAGAAACAAGTAACGGACTACTTTGAAGCAAAGGGACTTGCTTCAACTGACAATAGAACTGTTGCAGATGTCATCGAGGCTGCTGAACAACAGGCTGATAAAGAAGCATTATCAGCAGTTCGCGACCGTTTATTGCTTATTATTAATAACTTACGACAACAAAATGACTTAAATCAAAAGCTTGTATTTCAATCACTACAAATTGTGAACCTAACACTTGATTCATTAAGACCTCGTACAGAGCAAATAAACTACTCTAGCAATGAGGTACGTGGAACAAACACTGTAGTCAAAAAATCATACTTTGATTCACAAGCATAA
- the csrA gene encoding carbon storage regulator CsrA produces the protein MLVLSRKTGESIMIGDHIELKVLSVDGDQIKLGIVAPKSVKVHRSEVFKAIQEQNREALAIPTDLLNKLKR, from the coding sequence ATGCTTGTTCTATCACGAAAAACAGGTGAATCCATTATGATTGGGGATCATATTGAACTAAAGGTACTATCAGTTGACGGCGACCAAATAAAGCTTGGTATTGTAGCCCCTAAATCTGTAAAAGTCCATCGCTCGGAAGTATTTAAGGCAATACAAGAGCAAAATAGAGAAGCACTTGCGATACCAACAGATTTATTAAACAAATTAAAGAGGTAA
- the flgK gene encoding flagellar hook-associated protein FlgK gives MRSTFMGLEASKRGLFVQQTALYTTGHNISNANTLGYSRQRVNMQATPGFPTPGLNQPTYPGHLGTGVEAGSIQRIRDEFIDRQYRQETNKFGYWESTFKSISQMEDIMSEPSEFGINQAFTDFWKAMEDIIDDPKDTAARQVLISKGKGLAESFNYMDRQLKQIQGNIGNEIKVSTDKVNSILKQIAAINKQIQEVEPNGYVPNDLYDARDLLVDELNHYIPVSISFQKSGGLAKDVAEGSMTITYISADGTTRIPLVEGREYAALATMDTNDVRVDGEVDVAATGEYAEFSQIRVTDLGEPPGDPTTGANTIDYSQMEPSKGTLRALIDAYGHSGGQGTYPEMLANLDLLANEFITQFNAIHSAGYDLDGVLGEDFFAGTTARDFSVVITDPKRVAASDITGEQGNNENMRELAELQKQAHANLKQGTFQNYYKSLTGDLAVKGQEADRNAFNSKTLHLQISNNRDSMSSVSLDEEMTNMITFQQAYNANARMITVVDETLDKIINGMGRVGL, from the coding sequence ATGCGCTCAACATTTATGGGCTTAGAAGCAAGTAAACGTGGCCTTTTTGTACAGCAAACGGCTTTATACACAACAGGTCACAATATTTCCAATGCCAACACATTAGGCTATTCTCGCCAACGTGTCAATATGCAAGCAACACCAGGTTTCCCAACACCAGGTCTAAATCAGCCCACTTATCCAGGCCACCTTGGAACAGGTGTAGAAGCAGGCTCAATCCAACGTATTCGCGATGAATTTATCGACCGTCAATACCGCCAAGAAACGAATAAGTTTGGTTATTGGGAGTCAACGTTTAAATCGATTTCACAAATGGAAGATATTATGTCAGAGCCTTCAGAATTTGGTATTAACCAAGCATTCACAGATTTTTGGAAGGCAATGGAAGACATTATTGATGATCCAAAAGATACAGCTGCACGTCAAGTATTAATTTCTAAAGGTAAGGGATTAGCAGAATCCTTTAATTATATGGATAGACAGCTAAAACAAATCCAAGGAAATATTGGTAATGAAATTAAAGTATCAACAGATAAAGTAAATTCAATTCTTAAACAAATTGCAGCTATTAATAAGCAAATTCAAGAGGTAGAGCCTAACGGTTATGTACCAAATGATTTGTATGATGCACGCGATTTATTAGTAGATGAGTTAAATCATTATATCCCTGTATCAATTTCCTTCCAAAAATCAGGAGGACTTGCCAAAGATGTAGCAGAAGGCTCCATGACAATTACATATATTTCTGCAGATGGAACTACACGAATTCCATTAGTAGAAGGTAGAGAATACGCTGCGCTTGCAACGATGGATACAAATGATGTACGTGTTGATGGTGAGGTTGATGTTGCTGCAACAGGGGAGTATGCTGAGTTTAGCCAAATTAGAGTTACTGATCTTGGTGAGCCACCTGGCGATCCAACAACAGGAGCAAATACCATTGACTATAGTCAAATGGAGCCTAGCAAAGGTACATTACGTGCATTAATCGATGCTTATGGGCATAGTGGTGGTCAAGGGACTTATCCAGAAATGCTTGCTAACTTAGATTTATTAGCGAATGAATTTATCACACAGTTTAATGCTATTCATAGTGCAGGTTATGACTTAGATGGTGTTTTAGGGGAGGACTTTTTTGCTGGCACAACTGCTCGTGATTTTAGCGTAGTCATTACTGACCCTAAGCGAGTAGCAGCATCTGATATCACAGGTGAGCAAGGAAACAATGAAAATATGCGGGAGCTAGCAGAACTACAGAAGCAAGCGCACGCAAACTTAAAACAAGGTACATTCCAAAACTACTATAAATCACTAACAGGGGACTTAGCAGTAAAAGGGCAAGAGGCTGATCGTAATGCATTTAACTCTAAAACATTGCATTTGCAAATTTCGAATAACCGTGATTCCATGAGCTCTGTTTCCCTAGATGAAGAAATGACAAATATGATTACATTCCAGCAGGCATATAATGCAAATGCACGTATGATTACAGTTGTAGATGAAACATTAGATAAAATTATTAACGGTATGGGAAGAGTAGGCCTATAG
- the fliW gene encoding flagellar assembly protein FliW, whose translation MNIETKFLGTVEINDTNIVTFESGLPGFPDAQKFVLLPLDADLPLVVLQSIEQQELGFVLAYPFAFKKDYTFEIGEEDKADLQIEQEEDVIAYTVVTLKETFQESTMNLLAPIIINTAKKLGKQIVLQDSSHYPLRYPIGAMEGSAE comes from the coding sequence ATGAATATTGAAACAAAGTTTTTAGGTACAGTCGAAATTAATGATACGAATATTGTAACATTTGAATCAGGGCTTCCAGGCTTTCCAGATGCACAAAAATTCGTGCTTCTTCCACTAGACGCAGATTTACCATTAGTTGTTTTACAATCAATTGAGCAACAGGAGCTTGGCTTTGTACTTGCATACCCATTTGCGTTTAAAAAGGATTATACATTTGAAATAGGAGAGGAAGACAAAGCAGATTTACAAATAGAACAGGAAGAAGATGTTATTGCCTACACAGTTGTCACATTAAAAGAAACATTTCAAGAATCAACAATGAATTTACTCGCCCCTATCATTATTAATACAGCCAAGAAACTAGGTAAACAAATTGTCCTACAAGATAGTTCACACTATCCTTTACGTTATCCAATCGGCGCCATGGAAGGAAGTGCTGAGTAA
- a CDS encoding DUF6470 family protein encodes MKLPQIQIHTTDIQMDWRTTKPQQHIEQPQATLHIEQPAAILEIHTTRGILKIDSSQARRDIGMIGPLESSANYAEKGKQELLKGIARRVQEGYQMADNAGKGMDRATIQNIAKQNHGPHHTPFNIKFVPSIGSVKIDYTPGTTDVNIERREPIIDAQVNKPVLEYTPGKVTGTMMQRPRVDIDVIG; translated from the coding sequence ATGAAACTTCCACAAATCCAAATTCATACAACTGATATTCAAATGGATTGGCGTACAACAAAGCCACAACAACATATCGAGCAACCGCAGGCGACATTGCATATTGAACAACCGGCAGCCATTTTAGAAATTCATACAACAAGAGGTATTTTAAAAATTGATTCTTCTCAGGCGAGAAGAGATATAGGGATGATTGGCCCTTTAGAATCAAGTGCGAACTATGCTGAAAAAGGTAAGCAAGAGCTTCTTAAAGGGATCGCGCGTAGAGTACAAGAAGGCTATCAAATGGCGGATAATGCTGGTAAAGGAATGGACCGTGCTACTATTCAAAATATTGCTAAACAAAACCATGGACCACATCATACACCATTCAATATTAAATTTGTGCCATCAATAGGCTCAGTAAAAATCGATTATACACCTGGTACAACAGACGTCAATATTGAAAGAAGAGAGCCAATTATTGACGCGCAAGTGAACAAACCAGTCCTTGAATACACACCTGGTAAAGTAACTGGTACAATGATGCAAAGACCACGTGTTGATATTGATGTAATCGGTTAA
- a CDS encoding DegV family protein: MRTAIVTDSTAYITPEERARLNIYMIPLSVNISGQLFAEEVDITASEFYDKVRNVKEFPKTTQPPIGEFVALFEELAKDYDEVIAIHLSSGISGTYQGAIQAGAMVEGIEVHAFDSEISCAVQGFYALKAAEMVHQGFTAKDILAALADMQQYTRAYFIVDDLAHLQRGGRLSSAAALIGGLLQVKPVLHFVDKVIVPFEKIRTRKKALKRVEELLAEDAKKYEAMDAVVIHANCEEEAQAWRAQLAAAYPNVNFTLSYFGPVIGTHLGEGAMGLGWTKNK; the protein is encoded by the coding sequence ATGAGGACGGCAATCGTAACAGATAGTACGGCATATATTACACCTGAAGAACGAGCACGCTTAAATATTTATATGATACCTTTAAGTGTCAATATCTCAGGTCAATTATTTGCCGAAGAGGTAGATATTACAGCATCTGAATTTTATGATAAAGTGCGGAATGTAAAGGAATTCCCTAAAACAACACAGCCGCCAATCGGAGAATTTGTCGCTCTCTTTGAAGAGCTAGCAAAGGATTATGATGAAGTGATTGCTATTCATTTATCAAGTGGCATTAGTGGAACATACCAAGGAGCTATACAAGCAGGCGCAATGGTGGAAGGTATTGAGGTACATGCCTTCGATAGCGAAATATCCTGTGCTGTTCAAGGTTTTTATGCATTAAAGGCGGCTGAAATGGTGCACCAGGGCTTTACGGCAAAAGATATACTTGCAGCATTGGCGGATATGCAGCAATATACTCGTGCTTACTTTATTGTAGACGACTTAGCACATTTGCAGCGTGGTGGGCGTTTATCCTCTGCAGCAGCCCTGATTGGTGGCTTGCTGCAAGTAAAGCCAGTTCTACATTTTGTTGATAAGGTTATTGTACCCTTTGAAAAAATCCGTACACGTAAAAAGGCATTAAAGCGTGTTGAGGAACTGTTAGCAGAGGATGCGAAAAAATATGAGGCGATGGATGCTGTTGTTATTCATGCTAATTGTGAAGAAGAAGCACAGGCATGGCGAGCACAATTAGCAGCAGCCTATCCAAATGTAAACTTTACATTGAGCTATTTTGGCCCTGTTATCGGTACTCATTTAGGTGAAGGTGCCATGGGCTTAGGCTGGACAAAAAATAAATAA
- the flgL gene encoding flagellar hook-associated protein FlgL, with protein sequence MRVTQSMLSSNMLRNLNTSYSKMSKYQDMLTSGMKITRPSDDPVVAVKGMGYRVDLDRNAQYQRNLREANTWLDTTDEALDQVGSALKRVKELIVQAANDTNTADDRQKINAEMEQLREQLRDIANTRAGDNYIFSGTHTNEPLYIDKTGPQNPAVSTGRDKSIEINVFDGISMNINTSGADLFENVDAFMSQVNTLLQSGATGEEISGALGLDITDGVNTIPGLDSVYADTLTLRAEVGARQNRVELMENRLEIQEVNVTKQMSANESTDYAKTITDMVTQDSIHQAALSVGARIIQQTLVDFIR encoded by the coding sequence ATGCGCGTTACACAATCAATGCTATCAAGCAATATGCTACGCAATTTAAATACAAGCTATAGCAAAATGTCTAAATATCAAGATATGCTAACATCAGGTATGAAAATAACAAGACCATCTGATGATCCAGTTGTGGCGGTCAAAGGAATGGGGTACCGTGTAGACCTTGATAGAAATGCACAGTATCAACGTAATTTGCGTGAAGCAAATACATGGCTGGATACAACAGATGAAGCACTTGACCAAGTAGGCTCTGCCTTAAAGCGTGTGAAGGAGCTTATTGTACAGGCTGCTAATGATACAAATACTGCTGATGATCGACAAAAAATTAATGCAGAAATGGAACAGCTTCGTGAGCAACTACGTGATATTGCCAATACAAGAGCAGGGGACAATTATATTTTTTCAGGTACACATACAAATGAGCCCCTTTATATTGATAAAACAGGTCCGCAAAACCCAGCTGTGTCAACTGGTAGAGATAAATCAATTGAAATCAATGTTTTTGACGGTATTTCGATGAATATTAATACTTCGGGTGCTGACTTATTTGAAAATGTTGATGCGTTTATGTCACAGGTCAATACATTATTACAAAGTGGTGCAACAGGTGAAGAAATAAGCGGTGCACTTGGCTTAGATATTACAGATGGTGTTAATACAATTCCTGGTTTAGATAGTGTCTATGCAGACACATTAACTTTAAGGGCAGAAGTAGGTGCTCGACAAAATCGTGTAGAGTTAATGGAAAATAGACTTGAAATACAAGAAGTCAATGTAACAAAACAGATGTCAGCAAATGAAAGCACAGACTATGCAAAAACAATTACAGACATGGTAACACAAGATTCTATTCACCAAGCAGCACTTTCAGTAGGAGCAAGAATCATTCAGCAAACTCTCGTAGATTTTATAAGATAA